Proteins encoded by one window of Agelaius phoeniceus isolate bAgePho1 chromosome 5, bAgePho1.hap1, whole genome shotgun sequence:
- the CALD1 gene encoding caldesmon isoform X1 — protein sequence MDDFERRRELRRQKREEMRLEAERLSYQRNDDDDEEAARERRRRARQERLRQKEEGDLSGEATDKSEVNAQNSVAGEESKRSTDDEAALLERLARREERRQKRLQEALERQKELDPTITDGSLSVPSRREVNNVEENETTGKEEKAETRRGRCEIEETETVTKSYQRNNWRQDGEEEGKKEEKDKEEEKPKEETIEENQVDVTAEKSTDKEEGVTVNAEEHKAENDTNAVPEGTQSVTDAVDKEKLRDEEKAEEERKEAEERERLKAEEEKRAAEEKQRAEEEKRAAEERAKAEEEKRAAEERERAKAEEERRAAEERERAKAEEERRAAEEKQKAEEERRAAEERAKAEEEKRAAEEKAKLEAEKLKEKQKMEEQKIEDEKRQAAVSKKQEEEKVEAKKEKLPEEKLQATSIQDQDDKGKAPKEEMKSVWDRKKGVPDQKAQNGEREPPASKLKRTENAFGRSGAKGAEEEAKPGVEALKRLEDQRRRRGESESEELEKLKEKQQEAAAELDELKKRREERRKILEEEEQKKKQEEAERKIREEEEKRRMKEEIERRRAEAAEKRQKMPEEGVSEDKKPFKCLSPKGSSLKIEERTEFLNKSAQKSGMKPTQTTAVVSKIDSRLEQYTSAIGGTKASRPKASDLHVPAEGVRNIKSMWEKGNVFSSPSGTGTPNKETAGLKVGVSSRINEWLTKTPEGNKSPAPKPSDLRPGDVSGKRNLWEKQSVEKPGAASKVSATGKKSETNAGLRQFEKEP from the exons GCTGTCCTACCAGAGGaacgatgatgatgatgaagaagCTGCCAGGGAACGGCGCCGGCGGGCTcggcaggagaggctgaggcaaaaggaggaaggagaTCTCTCAGGAGAAGCAACAGACAAATCTGAGGTCAATGCCCAGAACAG TGTGGCAGGAGAGGAAAGCAAGCGCTCCACAGATGATGAAGCTGCATTGCTGGAGAGGCTGGCGAGGCGGGAGGAGAGGCGCCAGAAACGCCTGCAGGAGGCCCTGGAACGCCAGAAGGAATTGGACCCCACGATCACAGATGGGAGCTTGTCAGTGCCCAGCAGGAGAGAAGTAAACAACGTGGAAGAGAATGAGACCACGGGcaaagaggaaaaggctgaaaCACGCCGAGGACGCTGTGAGATTGAGGAGACAGAAACAGTTACCAAGTCGTACCAAAGGAACAACTGGAGGCAAGATGGggaagaagaggggaaaaaagaagaaaaagacaaggaggaggagaaacCAAAGGAGGAAACCATAGAGGAAAATCAGGTAGATGTGACAGCAGAAAAATCCACTGATAAAGAAGAGGGAGTAACTGTAAATGCAGAGGAACACAAAGCAGAGAATGATACAAATGCTGTGCCAGAAGGGACGCAAAGTGTAACTGATGCTGTAGATAAAGAGAAGCTCagggatgaggaaaaggctgaggaagaaaggaaggaagcagaagaaagggagaggttaaaagcagaggaagaaaagagggCAGCTGAGGAAAAAcagagagcagaggaagaaaagagggCGGCTGAGGAGAGGGCTAAGGCAGAAGAGGAGAAGAGGGCAGCTGAGGAAAGAGAGAGGGCTAAAGCTGAAGAGGAGAGGAGGGCAGCTGAGGAAAGAGAGAGGGCTAAAGCTGAAGAGGAGAGGAGGGCAGctgaggaaaaacagaaagcagaggaggaaaggagggCAGCTGAGGAGAGGGCAAAGGCAGAAGAGGAAAAGAGGGCAGCTGAGGAAAAGGCTAAGCTAGAAgcagagaaattaaaggaaaaacaaaagatggaagaacagaaaatagAAGATGAAAAACGTCAAGCAGCTGTCTCAAAAAAACAG gaggaagaaaaagtggaagctaaaaaggaaaagctgccagAAGAGAAGCTCCAAGCTACCTCCATACAAGATCAG GATGACAAAGGTAAAGCCCCCAAAGAGGAAATGAAAAGTGTCTGGGATCGCAAGAAGGGCGTTCCTGATCAGAAGGCGCAGAACGGGGAGCGTGAGCCCCCTGCCTCCAAACTGAAACGTACTGAGAATGCTTTTGG GCGCTCCGGCGCGAAGGGCGCAGAGGAGGAGGCGAAGCCGGGCGTGGAGGCGCTGAAGAGGTTGGAGGATCAGCGGCGCCGCCGGGGCGAGAGTGAGAgtgaggagctggagaagctgaaggagaagcagcaggaggcgGCAGCAGAGCTGGACGAGCTGAAGAAAAGGCGGGAGGAGCGCCGGAAAATcctggaggaagaggagcagaagAAGAAGCAGGAGGAGGCTGAGAGGAAAATCAGAGAGGAG gaggaaaagaggaggaTGAAGGAAGAAATCGAAAGAAGAAGGGCTGAAGCTGCTGAGAAACGCCAAAAGATGCCAGAAGAGGGTGTGTCGGAAGACAAGAAGCCATTTAAATGTCTCAGTCCTAAAGGTTCATCTCTCAAG ATAGAGGAGCGAACAGAATTTTTGAACAAATCTGCTCAAAAGAG TGGAATGAAGCCCACCCAGACAACAGCAGTTGTCTCAAAGATTGACAGTAGACTTGAGCAATACACTAGTGCAATTGGG gGCACAAAGGCTTCAAGACCTAAAGCTTCCGACCTGCACGTTCCGGCCGAGGGCGTCCGTAATATCAAGAGCATGTGGGAGAAAGGGAATGTTTTCTCATCACCTTCTGGGACAGGAACACCAAATAAG GAAACTGCTGGGCTGAAGGTTGGTGTCTCCAGTCGTATCAACGAGTGGTTGACCAAGACCCCAGAGGGCAACAAATCCCCTGCTCCAAAACCTTCT GATTTAAGACCAGGAGATGTGTCTGGCAAACGTAATCTCTGGGAGAAGCAGTCAGTGGAGAAGCCAGGTGCTGCTTCTAAG GTATCAGCTACAGGGAAAAAATCAGAGACTAATG CAGGTTTGAGACAATTTGAGAAAGAACCCTAG
- the CALD1 gene encoding caldesmon isoform X2, whose protein sequence is MDDFERRRELRRQKREEMRLEAERLSYQRNDDDDEEAARERRRRARQERLRQKEEGDLSGEATDKSEVNAQNSVAGEESKRSTDDEAALLERLARREERRQKRLQEALERQKELDPTITDGSLSVPSRREVNNVEENETTGKEEKAETRRGRCEIEETETVTKSYQRNNWRQDGEEEGKKEEKDKEEEKPKEETIEENQVDVTAEKSTDKEEGVTVNAEEHKAENDTNAVPEGTQSVTDAVDKEKLRDEEKAEEERKEAEERERLKAEEEKRAAEEKQRAEEEKRAAEERAKAEEEKRAAEERERAKAEEERRAAEERERAKAEEERRAAEEKQKAEEERRAAEERAKAEEEKRAAEEKAKLEAEKLKEKQKMEEQKIEDEKRQAAVSKKQEEEKVEAKKEKLPEEKLQATSIQDQDDKGKAPKEEMKSVWDRKKGVPDQKAQNGEREPPASKLKRTENAFGRSGAKGAEEEAKPGVEALKRLEDQRRRRGESESEELEKLKEKQQEAAAELDELKKRREERRKILEEEEQKKKQEEAERKIREEEEKRRMKEEIERRRAEAAEKRQKMPEEGVSEDKKPFKCLSPKGSSLKIEERTEFLNKSAQKSGMKPTQTTAVVSKIDSRLEQYTSAIGGTKASRPKASDLHVPAEGVRNIKSMWEKGNVFSSPSGTGTPNKETAGLKVGVSSRINEWLTKTPEGNKSPAPKPSDLRPGDVSGKRNLWEKQSVEKPGAASKVSATGKKSETNGLRQFEKEP, encoded by the exons GCTGTCCTACCAGAGGaacgatgatgatgatgaagaagCTGCCAGGGAACGGCGCCGGCGGGCTcggcaggagaggctgaggcaaaaggaggaaggagaTCTCTCAGGAGAAGCAACAGACAAATCTGAGGTCAATGCCCAGAACAG TGTGGCAGGAGAGGAAAGCAAGCGCTCCACAGATGATGAAGCTGCATTGCTGGAGAGGCTGGCGAGGCGGGAGGAGAGGCGCCAGAAACGCCTGCAGGAGGCCCTGGAACGCCAGAAGGAATTGGACCCCACGATCACAGATGGGAGCTTGTCAGTGCCCAGCAGGAGAGAAGTAAACAACGTGGAAGAGAATGAGACCACGGGcaaagaggaaaaggctgaaaCACGCCGAGGACGCTGTGAGATTGAGGAGACAGAAACAGTTACCAAGTCGTACCAAAGGAACAACTGGAGGCAAGATGGggaagaagaggggaaaaaagaagaaaaagacaaggaggaggagaaacCAAAGGAGGAAACCATAGAGGAAAATCAGGTAGATGTGACAGCAGAAAAATCCACTGATAAAGAAGAGGGAGTAACTGTAAATGCAGAGGAACACAAAGCAGAGAATGATACAAATGCTGTGCCAGAAGGGACGCAAAGTGTAACTGATGCTGTAGATAAAGAGAAGCTCagggatgaggaaaaggctgaggaagaaaggaaggaagcagaagaaagggagaggttaaaagcagaggaagaaaagagggCAGCTGAGGAAAAAcagagagcagaggaagaaaagagggCGGCTGAGGAGAGGGCTAAGGCAGAAGAGGAGAAGAGGGCAGCTGAGGAAAGAGAGAGGGCTAAAGCTGAAGAGGAGAGGAGGGCAGCTGAGGAAAGAGAGAGGGCTAAAGCTGAAGAGGAGAGGAGGGCAGctgaggaaaaacagaaagcagaggaggaaaggagggCAGCTGAGGAGAGGGCAAAGGCAGAAGAGGAAAAGAGGGCAGCTGAGGAAAAGGCTAAGCTAGAAgcagagaaattaaaggaaaaacaaaagatggaagaacagaaaatagAAGATGAAAAACGTCAAGCAGCTGTCTCAAAAAAACAG gaggaagaaaaagtggaagctaaaaaggaaaagctgccagAAGAGAAGCTCCAAGCTACCTCCATACAAGATCAG GATGACAAAGGTAAAGCCCCCAAAGAGGAAATGAAAAGTGTCTGGGATCGCAAGAAGGGCGTTCCTGATCAGAAGGCGCAGAACGGGGAGCGTGAGCCCCCTGCCTCCAAACTGAAACGTACTGAGAATGCTTTTGG GCGCTCCGGCGCGAAGGGCGCAGAGGAGGAGGCGAAGCCGGGCGTGGAGGCGCTGAAGAGGTTGGAGGATCAGCGGCGCCGCCGGGGCGAGAGTGAGAgtgaggagctggagaagctgaaggagaagcagcaggaggcgGCAGCAGAGCTGGACGAGCTGAAGAAAAGGCGGGAGGAGCGCCGGAAAATcctggaggaagaggagcagaagAAGAAGCAGGAGGAGGCTGAGAGGAAAATCAGAGAGGAG gaggaaaagaggaggaTGAAGGAAGAAATCGAAAGAAGAAGGGCTGAAGCTGCTGAGAAACGCCAAAAGATGCCAGAAGAGGGTGTGTCGGAAGACAAGAAGCCATTTAAATGTCTCAGTCCTAAAGGTTCATCTCTCAAG ATAGAGGAGCGAACAGAATTTTTGAACAAATCTGCTCAAAAGAG TGGAATGAAGCCCACCCAGACAACAGCAGTTGTCTCAAAGATTGACAGTAGACTTGAGCAATACACTAGTGCAATTGGG gGCACAAAGGCTTCAAGACCTAAAGCTTCCGACCTGCACGTTCCGGCCGAGGGCGTCCGTAATATCAAGAGCATGTGGGAGAAAGGGAATGTTTTCTCATCACCTTCTGGGACAGGAACACCAAATAAG GAAACTGCTGGGCTGAAGGTTGGTGTCTCCAGTCGTATCAACGAGTGGTTGACCAAGACCCCAGAGGGCAACAAATCCCCTGCTCCAAAACCTTCT GATTTAAGACCAGGAGATGTGTCTGGCAAACGTAATCTCTGGGAGAAGCAGTCAGTGGAGAAGCCAGGTGCTGCTTCTAAG GTATCAGCTACAGGGAAAAAATCAGAGACTAATG GTTTGAGACAATTTGAGAAAGAACCCTAG
- the CALD1 gene encoding caldesmon isoform X4: protein MDDFERRRELRRQKREEMRLEAERLSYQRNDDDDEEAARERRRRARQERLRQKEEGDLSGEATDKSEVNAQNSVAGEESKRSTDDEAALLERLARREERRQKRLQEALERQKELDPTITDGSLSVPSRREVNNVEENETTGKEEKAETRRGRCEIEETETVTKSYQRNNWRQDGEEEGKKEEKDKEEEKPKEETIEENQVDVTAEKSTDKEEGVTVNAEEHKAENDTNAVPEGTQSVTDAVDKEKLRDEEKAEEERKEAEERERLKAEEEKRAAEEKQRAEEEKRAAEERAKAEEEKRAAEERERAKAEEERRAAEERERAKAEEERRAAEEKQKAEEERRAAEERAKAEEEKRAAEEKAKLEAEKLKEKQKMEEQKIEDEKRQAAVSKKQDDKGKAPKEEMKSVWDRKKGVPDQKAQNGEREPPASKLKRTENAFGRSGAKGAEEEAKPGVEALKRLEDQRRRRGESESEELEKLKEKQQEAAAELDELKKRREERRKILEEEEQKKKQEEAERKIREEEEKRRMKEEIERRRAEAAEKRQKMPEEGVSEDKKPFKCLSPKGSSLKIEERTEFLNKSAQKSGMKPTQTTAVVSKIDSRLEQYTSAIGGTKASRPKASDLHVPAEGVRNIKSMWEKGNVFSSPSGTGTPNKETAGLKVGVSSRINEWLTKTPEGNKSPAPKPSDLRPGDVSGKRNLWEKQSVEKPGAASKVSATGKKSETNAGLRQFEKEP, encoded by the exons GCTGTCCTACCAGAGGaacgatgatgatgatgaagaagCTGCCAGGGAACGGCGCCGGCGGGCTcggcaggagaggctgaggcaaaaggaggaaggagaTCTCTCAGGAGAAGCAACAGACAAATCTGAGGTCAATGCCCAGAACAG TGTGGCAGGAGAGGAAAGCAAGCGCTCCACAGATGATGAAGCTGCATTGCTGGAGAGGCTGGCGAGGCGGGAGGAGAGGCGCCAGAAACGCCTGCAGGAGGCCCTGGAACGCCAGAAGGAATTGGACCCCACGATCACAGATGGGAGCTTGTCAGTGCCCAGCAGGAGAGAAGTAAACAACGTGGAAGAGAATGAGACCACGGGcaaagaggaaaaggctgaaaCACGCCGAGGACGCTGTGAGATTGAGGAGACAGAAACAGTTACCAAGTCGTACCAAAGGAACAACTGGAGGCAAGATGGggaagaagaggggaaaaaagaagaaaaagacaaggaggaggagaaacCAAAGGAGGAAACCATAGAGGAAAATCAGGTAGATGTGACAGCAGAAAAATCCACTGATAAAGAAGAGGGAGTAACTGTAAATGCAGAGGAACACAAAGCAGAGAATGATACAAATGCTGTGCCAGAAGGGACGCAAAGTGTAACTGATGCTGTAGATAAAGAGAAGCTCagggatgaggaaaaggctgaggaagaaaggaaggaagcagaagaaagggagaggttaaaagcagaggaagaaaagagggCAGCTGAGGAAAAAcagagagcagaggaagaaaagagggCGGCTGAGGAGAGGGCTAAGGCAGAAGAGGAGAAGAGGGCAGCTGAGGAAAGAGAGAGGGCTAAAGCTGAAGAGGAGAGGAGGGCAGCTGAGGAAAGAGAGAGGGCTAAAGCTGAAGAGGAGAGGAGGGCAGctgaggaaaaacagaaagcagaggaggaaaggagggCAGCTGAGGAGAGGGCAAAGGCAGAAGAGGAAAAGAGGGCAGCTGAGGAAAAGGCTAAGCTAGAAgcagagaaattaaaggaaaaacaaaagatggaagaacagaaaatagAAGATGAAAAACGTCAAGCAGCTGTCTCAAAAAAACAG GATGACAAAGGTAAAGCCCCCAAAGAGGAAATGAAAAGTGTCTGGGATCGCAAGAAGGGCGTTCCTGATCAGAAGGCGCAGAACGGGGAGCGTGAGCCCCCTGCCTCCAAACTGAAACGTACTGAGAATGCTTTTGG GCGCTCCGGCGCGAAGGGCGCAGAGGAGGAGGCGAAGCCGGGCGTGGAGGCGCTGAAGAGGTTGGAGGATCAGCGGCGCCGCCGGGGCGAGAGTGAGAgtgaggagctggagaagctgaaggagaagcagcaggaggcgGCAGCAGAGCTGGACGAGCTGAAGAAAAGGCGGGAGGAGCGCCGGAAAATcctggaggaagaggagcagaagAAGAAGCAGGAGGAGGCTGAGAGGAAAATCAGAGAGGAG gaggaaaagaggaggaTGAAGGAAGAAATCGAAAGAAGAAGGGCTGAAGCTGCTGAGAAACGCCAAAAGATGCCAGAAGAGGGTGTGTCGGAAGACAAGAAGCCATTTAAATGTCTCAGTCCTAAAGGTTCATCTCTCAAG ATAGAGGAGCGAACAGAATTTTTGAACAAATCTGCTCAAAAGAG TGGAATGAAGCCCACCCAGACAACAGCAGTTGTCTCAAAGATTGACAGTAGACTTGAGCAATACACTAGTGCAATTGGG gGCACAAAGGCTTCAAGACCTAAAGCTTCCGACCTGCACGTTCCGGCCGAGGGCGTCCGTAATATCAAGAGCATGTGGGAGAAAGGGAATGTTTTCTCATCACCTTCTGGGACAGGAACACCAAATAAG GAAACTGCTGGGCTGAAGGTTGGTGTCTCCAGTCGTATCAACGAGTGGTTGACCAAGACCCCAGAGGGCAACAAATCCCCTGCTCCAAAACCTTCT GATTTAAGACCAGGAGATGTGTCTGGCAAACGTAATCTCTGGGAGAAGCAGTCAGTGGAGAAGCCAGGTGCTGCTTCTAAG GTATCAGCTACAGGGAAAAAATCAGAGACTAATG CAGGTTTGAGACAATTTGAGAAAGAACCCTAG
- the CALD1 gene encoding caldesmon isoform X3 — MISRSHCRQNLSSLSKLSYQRNDDDDEEAARERRRRARQERLRQKEEGDLSGEATDKSEVNAQNSVAGEESKRSTDDEAALLERLARREERRQKRLQEALERQKELDPTITDGSLSVPSRREVNNVEENETTGKEEKAETRRGRCEIEETETVTKSYQRNNWRQDGEEEGKKEEKDKEEEKPKEETIEENQVDVTAEKSTDKEEGVTVNAEEHKAENDTNAVPEGTQSVTDAVDKEKLRDEEKAEEERKEAEERERLKAEEEKRAAEEKQRAEEEKRAAEERAKAEEEKRAAEERERAKAEEERRAAEERERAKAEEERRAAEEKQKAEEERRAAEERAKAEEEKRAAEEKAKLEAEKLKEKQKMEEQKIEDEKRQAAVSKKQEEEKVEAKKEKLPEEKLQATSIQDQDDKGKAPKEEMKSVWDRKKGVPDQKAQNGEREPPASKLKRTENAFGRSGAKGAEEEAKPGVEALKRLEDQRRRRGESESEELEKLKEKQQEAAAELDELKKRREERRKILEEEEQKKKQEEAERKIREEEEKRRMKEEIERRRAEAAEKRQKMPEEGVSEDKKPFKCLSPKGSSLKIEERTEFLNKSAQKSGMKPTQTTAVVSKIDSRLEQYTSAIGGTKASRPKASDLHVPAEGVRNIKSMWEKGNVFSSPSGTGTPNKETAGLKVGVSSRINEWLTKTPEGNKSPAPKPSDLRPGDVSGKRNLWEKQSVEKPGAASKVSATGKKSETNAGLRQFEKEP, encoded by the exons GCTGTCCTACCAGAGGaacgatgatgatgatgaagaagCTGCCAGGGAACGGCGCCGGCGGGCTcggcaggagaggctgaggcaaaaggaggaaggagaTCTCTCAGGAGAAGCAACAGACAAATCTGAGGTCAATGCCCAGAACAG TGTGGCAGGAGAGGAAAGCAAGCGCTCCACAGATGATGAAGCTGCATTGCTGGAGAGGCTGGCGAGGCGGGAGGAGAGGCGCCAGAAACGCCTGCAGGAGGCCCTGGAACGCCAGAAGGAATTGGACCCCACGATCACAGATGGGAGCTTGTCAGTGCCCAGCAGGAGAGAAGTAAACAACGTGGAAGAGAATGAGACCACGGGcaaagaggaaaaggctgaaaCACGCCGAGGACGCTGTGAGATTGAGGAGACAGAAACAGTTACCAAGTCGTACCAAAGGAACAACTGGAGGCAAGATGGggaagaagaggggaaaaaagaagaaaaagacaaggaggaggagaaacCAAAGGAGGAAACCATAGAGGAAAATCAGGTAGATGTGACAGCAGAAAAATCCACTGATAAAGAAGAGGGAGTAACTGTAAATGCAGAGGAACACAAAGCAGAGAATGATACAAATGCTGTGCCAGAAGGGACGCAAAGTGTAACTGATGCTGTAGATAAAGAGAAGCTCagggatgaggaaaaggctgaggaagaaaggaaggaagcagaagaaagggagaggttaaaagcagaggaagaaaagagggCAGCTGAGGAAAAAcagagagcagaggaagaaaagagggCGGCTGAGGAGAGGGCTAAGGCAGAAGAGGAGAAGAGGGCAGCTGAGGAAAGAGAGAGGGCTAAAGCTGAAGAGGAGAGGAGGGCAGCTGAGGAAAGAGAGAGGGCTAAAGCTGAAGAGGAGAGGAGGGCAGctgaggaaaaacagaaagcagaggaggaaaggagggCAGCTGAGGAGAGGGCAAAGGCAGAAGAGGAAAAGAGGGCAGCTGAGGAAAAGGCTAAGCTAGAAgcagagaaattaaaggaaaaacaaaagatggaagaacagaaaatagAAGATGAAAAACGTCAAGCAGCTGTCTCAAAAAAACAG gaggaagaaaaagtggaagctaaaaaggaaaagctgccagAAGAGAAGCTCCAAGCTACCTCCATACAAGATCAG GATGACAAAGGTAAAGCCCCCAAAGAGGAAATGAAAAGTGTCTGGGATCGCAAGAAGGGCGTTCCTGATCAGAAGGCGCAGAACGGGGAGCGTGAGCCCCCTGCCTCCAAACTGAAACGTACTGAGAATGCTTTTGG GCGCTCCGGCGCGAAGGGCGCAGAGGAGGAGGCGAAGCCGGGCGTGGAGGCGCTGAAGAGGTTGGAGGATCAGCGGCGCCGCCGGGGCGAGAGTGAGAgtgaggagctggagaagctgaaggagaagcagcaggaggcgGCAGCAGAGCTGGACGAGCTGAAGAAAAGGCGGGAGGAGCGCCGGAAAATcctggaggaagaggagcagaagAAGAAGCAGGAGGAGGCTGAGAGGAAAATCAGAGAGGAG gaggaaaagaggaggaTGAAGGAAGAAATCGAAAGAAGAAGGGCTGAAGCTGCTGAGAAACGCCAAAAGATGCCAGAAGAGGGTGTGTCGGAAGACAAGAAGCCATTTAAATGTCTCAGTCCTAAAGGTTCATCTCTCAAG ATAGAGGAGCGAACAGAATTTTTGAACAAATCTGCTCAAAAGAG TGGAATGAAGCCCACCCAGACAACAGCAGTTGTCTCAAAGATTGACAGTAGACTTGAGCAATACACTAGTGCAATTGGG gGCACAAAGGCTTCAAGACCTAAAGCTTCCGACCTGCACGTTCCGGCCGAGGGCGTCCGTAATATCAAGAGCATGTGGGAGAAAGGGAATGTTTTCTCATCACCTTCTGGGACAGGAACACCAAATAAG GAAACTGCTGGGCTGAAGGTTGGTGTCTCCAGTCGTATCAACGAGTGGTTGACCAAGACCCCAGAGGGCAACAAATCCCCTGCTCCAAAACCTTCT GATTTAAGACCAGGAGATGTGTCTGGCAAACGTAATCTCTGGGAGAAGCAGTCAGTGGAGAAGCCAGGTGCTGCTTCTAAG GTATCAGCTACAGGGAAAAAATCAGAGACTAATG CAGGTTTGAGACAATTTGAGAAAGAACCCTAG
- the CALD1 gene encoding caldesmon isoform X5 — protein MDDFERRRELRRQKREEMRLEAERLSYQRNDDDDEEAARERRRRARQERLRQKEEGDLSGEATDKSEVNAQNSVAGEESKRSTDDEAALLERLARREERRQKRLQEALERQKELDPTITDGSLSVPSRREVNNVEENETTGKEEKAETRRGRCEIEETETVTKSYQRNNWRQDGEEEGKKEEKDKEEEKPKEETIEENQDDKGKAPKEEMKSVWDRKKGVPDQKAQNGEREPPASKLKRTENAFGRSGAKGAEEEAKPGVEALKRLEDQRRRRGESESEELEKLKEKQQEAAAELDELKKRREERRKILEEEEQKKKQEEAERKIREEEEKRRMKEEIERRRAEAAEKRQKMPEEGVSEDKKPFKCLSPKGSSLKIEERTEFLNKSAQKSGMKPTQTTAVVSKIDSRLEQYTSAIGGTKASRPKASDLHVPAEGVRNIKSMWEKGNVFSSPSGTGTPNKETAGLKVGVSSRINEWLTKTPEGNKSPAPKPSDLRPGDVSGKRNLWEKQSVEKPGAASKVSATGKKSETNAGLRQFEKEP, from the exons GCTGTCCTACCAGAGGaacgatgatgatgatgaagaagCTGCCAGGGAACGGCGCCGGCGGGCTcggcaggagaggctgaggcaaaaggaggaaggagaTCTCTCAGGAGAAGCAACAGACAAATCTGAGGTCAATGCCCAGAACAG TGTGGCAGGAGAGGAAAGCAAGCGCTCCACAGATGATGAAGCTGCATTGCTGGAGAGGCTGGCGAGGCGGGAGGAGAGGCGCCAGAAACGCCTGCAGGAGGCCCTGGAACGCCAGAAGGAATTGGACCCCACGATCACAGATGGGAGCTTGTCAGTGCCCAGCAGGAGAGAAGTAAACAACGTGGAAGAGAATGAGACCACGGGcaaagaggaaaaggctgaaaCACGCCGAGGACGCTGTGAGATTGAGGAGACAGAAACAGTTACCAAGTCGTACCAAAGGAACAACTGGAGGCAAGATGGggaagaagaggggaaaaaagaagaaaaagacaaggaggaggagaaacCAAAGGAGGAAACCATAGAGGAAAATCAG GATGACAAAGGTAAAGCCCCCAAAGAGGAAATGAAAAGTGTCTGGGATCGCAAGAAGGGCGTTCCTGATCAGAAGGCGCAGAACGGGGAGCGTGAGCCCCCTGCCTCCAAACTGAAACGTACTGAGAATGCTTTTGG GCGCTCCGGCGCGAAGGGCGCAGAGGAGGAGGCGAAGCCGGGCGTGGAGGCGCTGAAGAGGTTGGAGGATCAGCGGCGCCGCCGGGGCGAGAGTGAGAgtgaggagctggagaagctgaaggagaagcagcaggaggcgGCAGCAGAGCTGGACGAGCTGAAGAAAAGGCGGGAGGAGCGCCGGAAAATcctggaggaagaggagcagaagAAGAAGCAGGAGGAGGCTGAGAGGAAAATCAGAGAGGAG gaggaaaagaggaggaTGAAGGAAGAAATCGAAAGAAGAAGGGCTGAAGCTGCTGAGAAACGCCAAAAGATGCCAGAAGAGGGTGTGTCGGAAGACAAGAAGCCATTTAAATGTCTCAGTCCTAAAGGTTCATCTCTCAAG ATAGAGGAGCGAACAGAATTTTTGAACAAATCTGCTCAAAAGAG TGGAATGAAGCCCACCCAGACAACAGCAGTTGTCTCAAAGATTGACAGTAGACTTGAGCAATACACTAGTGCAATTGGG gGCACAAAGGCTTCAAGACCTAAAGCTTCCGACCTGCACGTTCCGGCCGAGGGCGTCCGTAATATCAAGAGCATGTGGGAGAAAGGGAATGTTTTCTCATCACCTTCTGGGACAGGAACACCAAATAAG GAAACTGCTGGGCTGAAGGTTGGTGTCTCCAGTCGTATCAACGAGTGGTTGACCAAGACCCCAGAGGGCAACAAATCCCCTGCTCCAAAACCTTCT GATTTAAGACCAGGAGATGTGTCTGGCAAACGTAATCTCTGGGAGAAGCAGTCAGTGGAGAAGCCAGGTGCTGCTTCTAAG GTATCAGCTACAGGGAAAAAATCAGAGACTAATG CAGGTTTGAGACAATTTGAGAAAGAACCCTAG